In the genome of Bordetella avium, the window GCGCATCGTGCGGCGGCACCAGCAAGCCGGTCTGATCGGGGTCGATCGCATCGCGGCAGCCCGGCACGTCTGTGGTGACGACGGCGCGAGCGCAGGCCGCAGCCTCGATCAGAGACTTGGGCAGGCCCTCCCGATAGGAGGGCAGCACCGCAATATGGGACGCCGCATACAACTCGGCAATATCCTGGCGCTCGCCCAGGGCTTCCACCAGGCCGGCGCGCGCCCAGGCCTGCACTTCATCGGCACGGATCGAAGCAGGATTTCCCAGATCCACGCCGCCAGCCAGACGCATGCGCACATTCAGCCCCTGCTGCCTGAGCAGCCTGGCCGCCTCGACAAACTCATAGACCCCCTTGTCGCGCAGCAAGCGGGCCACCATCAAGACGACGACCGGCGGCGCGGGCGGTTCCGGCTCGGCACGATAGCGGCTCAAATCGACGCCCGAGCCCCGTATCATCTCGACCCGCTCGGACCGGACGGCGCCCAGTCGGCTCAGCAGATCACGGTCATTGGCATTCTGAAAAATCACGCGGCTGTTGGGATGACCGAGCGCCAGACGATAAAAACGGCCGACAACGGCCCGCACCAG includes:
- a CDS encoding glycosyltransferase family 4 protein, which encodes MSPTRLLFVVNNPAFFLSHRVALAIAAQAQGYEVHVATMDGPSVPQIQALGMMHHVIPMSRSGKKPMEELKTMLALYRLFRKLRPDLAHLVTIKPVLYGGIAARLARVPAMVAAISGLGYVFMAKGARARLVRAVVGRFYRLALGHPNSRVIFQNANDRDLLSRLGAVRSERVEMIRGSGVDLSRYRAEPEPPAPPVVVLMVARLLRDKGVYEFVEAARLLRQQGLNVRMRLAGGVDLGNPASIRADEVQAWARAGLVEALGERQDIAELYAASHIAVLPSYREGLPKSLIEAAACARAVVTTDVPGCRDAIDPDQTGLLVPPHDAPALAAAIARLVADPAQRQRMGQAGRRLAEREFSIDDVCRRHLAIYAALLAR